The following are from one region of the Poecilia reticulata strain Guanapo linkage group LG7, Guppy_female_1.0+MT, whole genome shotgun sequence genome:
- the acap2b gene encoding arf-GAP with coiled-coil, ANK repeat and PH domain-containing protein 2 translates to MTVDFEDCIKDSPRFRANIDEVETEVVEIEAKLDKLVKLCSGMIEAGKAYISANKLFVNGIRDLSQQCKKDEMISECLEKCGESLQEIINYHMILFDQAQRSVKQQLHNFVKEDVRKFKETKKHFDRVREDMEIAQVKNAQAPRNKPHEVEEATSALSITRKCFRHLALDYVLQINVLQAKKKFEILDAMLSFMNAQFSLFQQGYNLLDELDPYMKKLAAELDQLVIDSAMEKREMEHKHATIQQRVSYCFILFSS, encoded by the exons GGCAAATATTGATGAAGTGGAGACAGAAGTTGTGGAGATCGAAGCAAAACTAGATAAG CTGGTGAAGCTATGCAGCGGGATGATCGAGGCTGGGAAGGCGTACATCAGTGCCAACAAGCTGTTTGTCAACGGCATCCGGGATCTGTCTCAGCAGTGCAAAAAGGATGAGATGATCTCG gaGTGCCTGGAAAAGTGTGGGGAAAGCCTGCAAGAGATCATAAACTACCACATG atacTGTTTGATCAAGCCCAGCGTtctgtgaagcagcagctgcacaacTTTGTGAAAGA GGATGTTCGGAAATTCAAGGAGACCAAGAAGCACTTCGACCGGGTGCGGGAGGATATGGAAATAGCGCAGGTGAAGAACGCTCAGGCGCCCAGGAACAAGCCGCACGAGGTTGAAGAAGCCACCAGCGCGCTCAGCATCACCCGAAAGTGCTTCCGACACCTTGCTCTGGACTACGTCCTGCAG ATTAACGTTCTTCAGGCAAAGAAGAAGTTTGAGATCTTAGATGCG ATGCTGTCCTTCATGAATGCCCAGTTCTCGTTGTTCCAGCAGGGCTACAACCTCCTTGATGAGCTCGACCCGTACATGAAGAAACTTGCTGCTGAG CTCGATCAGCTGGTCATTGATTCTGCCATGGAAAAGAGGGAAATGGAACATAAACATGCAACTATTCAGCAAAGGGTGAGTTACTGTTTCATCCTGTTTTCCTCTTGA